In a single window of the Massilia oculi genome:
- a CDS encoding MHYT domain-containing protein — translation MLQLFNAPADPSMLTYGVYEPRLVVLSVLVAIFSSWMSLQITGRASANPAHRAIVLGTGSLALGAGVWSMHFIGMLAFNLCTPVHYDHGITLLSALPSIGASLVALNLISRPKLRLAHLLVGGVLVGAGIGAMHYTGMAGMRMRLDLYYDPAMFALSIVVAVVLATLALGVRHGLSRYKSMTDSRRLLIAAVVMGCAIAGMHYTGMAAARFAGEVDPLGLNGSNSDFLALSITVITVALSLCVVAANGLLRYREMYLGLERSEAWMRALLTTTVDGVITVGRDGIVTEFNASAERIFGWRRDEIVGRNISLLLDEKDRKSERGLLYVLSRGNLEGVNTSTETFGLRKDGSLVPVRGAMGHARLGDQDLFVCFVTDISERRAMEQALTASEQQFRSLIGNIPGISYRSKLDGDWPMVFVSEAVERVTGYPAADFLGEPPRRVFGALIHAEDRIRVAKATGAALREERPYLVEYRLLHADGGVRWLWENGTAVRNESGDVQWLDGVILDITERRQMEEALRAAKETAEQAAAARATFVANMSHEIRTPMNSILGFTDVLLDGDLDVEQRRHLDTIRSAGRALLRLLNEILDTAKLEKGAVELEQNDYNLLSLIDELSSTLAANARAKGLHLDIQYDPALPTGLRGDELRMRQVLTNLLDNAIKFTAKGSVTLKVGAEGDQLCIAVIDTGIGIAPERLSAIFDPFTQADASMTRRFGGTGLGTTISKQLVELMGGRIWAESELGHGTTFHVRVPLVLARFAQQAPRVRSAAVLPPLRVLVADDVPQNLELMQLLMTRRGHTMTAVRDGAAVVALSASGEFDLALMDFQMPTMDGLAATRAIREHEAREGRKRLPVIAMTASVLAEHRQASIDAGMDGFASKPVDWFALSHEIARVLGLSASEPDALGVANAPREVLNRRAGLHRWSNREDAYAEALDHFARQYADLGQALRLHAAGGEHQQLRILAHKVRGAAANVGLELLADALAALEHATNAVPTDARQVANTLVVANNALDAALEALRAVATAPAPVAQGSTVDLARARRAGGVLLEALRRGALNDGAMASLAAALAAHPAATRVTQVQSAIADFDFDLALGHLEAIIGVLGDGAFDDVFDESPA, via the coding sequence ATGTTGCAACTATTTAACGCCCCTGCCGACCCATCCATGCTGACCTATGGCGTCTACGAGCCACGCCTGGTCGTGCTGTCGGTGCTGGTAGCGATCTTTTCTTCCTGGATGAGCCTGCAAATCACGGGCCGCGCCAGCGCCAACCCCGCGCACCGCGCCATCGTGCTCGGCACCGGTAGCCTGGCGCTGGGCGCCGGCGTGTGGTCGATGCACTTCATCGGCATGCTCGCTTTCAACCTGTGCACGCCGGTCCATTATGACCACGGCATCACGCTGCTGTCGGCCCTGCCGAGCATCGGCGCGTCCCTGGTCGCGCTCAACCTGATTTCGCGCCCCAAGCTGCGCCTGGCGCATCTGCTGGTGGGCGGGGTGCTGGTCGGGGCGGGCATCGGCGCCATGCACTACACCGGCATGGCCGGCATGCGCATGCGTCTCGACCTTTATTATGATCCGGCCATGTTCGCGCTGTCGATCGTGGTCGCCGTGGTGCTGGCCACGCTGGCCCTGGGCGTGCGCCATGGCCTGTCGCGCTACAAGTCGATGACCGATTCGCGCCGCCTGCTGATCGCGGCGGTGGTGATGGGCTGCGCCATCGCCGGCATGCACTACACCGGGATGGCGGCCGCGCGCTTCGCCGGCGAGGTCGATCCGCTGGGCCTGAACGGTTCGAACAGCGATTTCCTGGCGCTGTCGATCACGGTCATCACGGTGGCGCTGTCGCTGTGCGTGGTCGCCGCCAACGGCCTGCTGCGCTACCGCGAAATGTACCTCGGCCTGGAGCGCAGCGAAGCCTGGATGCGCGCGCTGCTCACCACCACCGTCGACGGCGTGATCACCGTCGGACGCGACGGCATCGTCACCGAATTCAACGCCTCGGCCGAGCGCATCTTCGGCTGGCGGCGCGACGAGATCGTCGGCCGCAACATCAGCCTGCTGCTGGACGAAAAAGACCGCAAGTCCGAACGCGGCCTGCTGTACGTGCTGTCCCGGGGCAACCTCGAAGGCGTCAACACCAGCACCGAGACCTTCGGCTTGCGCAAGGACGGCAGCCTGGTGCCGGTACGCGGCGCGATGGGACACGCCAGGCTGGGCGACCAGGACCTGTTCGTCTGCTTCGTCACCGACATCAGCGAGCGACGCGCGATGGAACAGGCGCTCACGGCCAGCGAGCAACAGTTCCGTTCCCTGATCGGCAACATCCCCGGCATCTCCTACCGCAGCAAGCTCGATGGCGACTGGCCGATGGTGTTCGTCAGCGAGGCCGTGGAGCGCGTTACCGGCTACCCGGCCGCCGATTTCCTGGGCGAGCCGCCGCGCCGCGTGTTCGGCGCCCTGATCCATGCCGAAGACCGCATCCGGGTGGCGAAGGCGACCGGCGCCGCGCTGCGCGAAGAGCGCCCCTACCTGGTGGAATACCGCCTGCTGCATGCCGACGGCGGCGTGCGCTGGCTGTGGGAAAACGGCACCGCGGTGCGCAACGAGTCCGGCGACGTGCAGTGGCTGGACGGCGTCATCCTCGACATCACCGAGCGCCGCCAGATGGAAGAAGCGCTGCGCGCCGCCAAGGAAACCGCCGAGCAGGCGGCCGCCGCGCGAGCGACCTTCGTGGCCAATATGAGCCACGAGATCCGCACCCCGATGAATTCGATCCTGGGCTTCACCGACGTGCTGCTGGACGGCGACCTGGACGTCGAGCAGCGGCGCCACCTGGACACCATCCGCAGCGCCGGCCGCGCCCTGCTGCGCCTGCTCAACGAGATCCTCGACACCGCCAAGCTCGAAAAAGGCGCGGTGGAGCTGGAGCAGAACGACTACAACCTGCTGTCCCTGATCGACGAACTGTCCTCGACCCTGGCCGCGAACGCGCGCGCCAAGGGCCTGCACCTGGACATCCAGTACGATCCGGCGCTGCCGACGGGCCTGCGCGGCGACGAGCTGCGCATGCGCCAGGTGCTGACCAATCTGCTGGACAACGCGATCAAGTTCACCGCCAAGGGCAGCGTGACGCTCAAGGTCGGCGCCGAAGGCGACCAGTTGTGCATCGCCGTGATCGACACCGGCATCGGCATCGCGCCCGAGCGCCTGTCCGCCATCTTCGACCCGTTCACCCAGGCCGACGCCTCGATGACGCGCCGCTTCGGCGGCACCGGCCTGGGCACCACGATCAGCAAGCAGCTGGTCGAGCTGATGGGCGGCCGGATCTGGGCCGAGAGCGAGCTCGGACACGGCACCACCTTCCACGTGCGGGTGCCGCTGGTGCTGGCGCGCTTTGCGCAACAGGCGCCGCGCGTGCGCAGCGCCGCCGTGCTGCCGCCGCTGCGCGTGCTGGTGGCCGACGACGTGCCGCAGAACCTGGAACTGATGCAGCTCCTGATGACCCGCCGCGGCCACACCATGACCGCGGTGCGTGATGGCGCCGCCGTGGTCGCGCTGAGCGCCAGCGGCGAATTCGACCTGGCGCTGATGGACTTCCAGATGCCGACCATGGATGGCCTGGCCGCCACCCGCGCGATTCGCGAACACGAGGCGCGTGAAGGGCGCAAGCGCCTGCCGGTGATCGCGATGACCGCCAGCGTGCTGGCCGAACACCGCCAGGCCAGCATCGACGCCGGCATGGACGGTTTCGCCAGCAAGCCGGTGGACTGGTTCGCGCTGTCGCACGAGATCGCGCGCGTGCTCGGCCTGTCGGCCAGCGAACCGGATGCGCTTGGCGTGGCCAATGCGCCGCGCGAAGTGCTGAACCGGCGCGCCGGCCTGCATCGCTGGAGCAACCGCGAGGACGCCTATGCCGAGGCGCTCGATCACTTCGCCCGCCAGTACGCCGACCTGGGCCAGGCGCTGCGCCTGCACGCGGCCGGCGGCGAGCACCAGCAGCTGCGCATCCTTGCGCACAAGGTGCGCGGCGCGGCCGCCAACGTCGGTCTCGAACTGCTGGCCGATGCCCTGGCCGCGCTGGAGCACGCTACCAATGCGGTGCCGACCGATGCGCGCCAGGTGGCCAACACGCTGGTGGTGGCGAACAATGCGCTGGACGCCGCGCTCGAGGCGCTGCGCGCCGTGGCGACGGCGCCGGCGCCCGTGGCGCAAGGCAGCACGGTCGACCTGGCGCGCGCGCGGCGCGCCGGCGGCGTGCTGCTCGAGGCGCTGCGCCGCGGCGCCCTGAACGACGGCGCCATGGCCAGCCTGGCCGCGGCGCTGGCGGCGCATCCGGCCGCCACCCGTGTGACCCAGGTCCAGTCGGCGATCGCCGACTTCGACTTCGACCTCGCCCTCGGGCACCTGGAGGCCATCATCGGCGTCTTGGGCGATGGGGCATTTGACGACGTTTTCGACGAATCCCCAGCATGA
- a CDS encoding O-linked N-acetylglucosamine transferase, SPINDLY family protein produces MQAAHHETEAGNLEQALALYGAVLELQPGHAGAHHAVGVLASRAGDAETAMPHFAAALEADPGQEAHWLSYLAALIETRQFAAATDLLQLGRTHGLRGPTIDEIERQLASSGAPDSAEIDAAAALFAQGRSEEAESAARSLVERFPQHAFGWKLLGGVYHRRGDAQAALNAMAMSARFDPDDAETLSNLGMLLMRANRLEESENVLRRALALRHENADAHNHLAMTLAERGRLSEAQASIDAALALDPHHDNAAITQALILQNRGRPAEAVAVYRDLLARTPENTDAHSNMLFCLSEMPGLTPGALFAEHRAYGSLIEQRTAPPAPLDNTPEPERRLRIGFVSGDLRNHAVASFIEPVFERLGQRPGLALHAYYNHTLHDAVTERLRGHLPHWRDVAALDDDELERLVRADGIDILIDLSGHSAFNRLPAFARRLAPVQASWIGYPGTTGLAAMDYYLADRKFLPHGQYDHLFTEKLVQLPLSLPFEPVTSAPDVGPLPALANGYVTFGSFNRLSKFNGEVIRAWGLLMRALPDARLLVGGMPERHDHAEVRAWLEHEGIAAHRVDFHGRIVLHDYLKLHQQVDLCLDTFPYPGGTTTMHAGWMGVPTLTLDAGTVTGRQTACFLEHCGLHHFVAHSVDDFVARGLAICGDLPALAAVRATLRERYALPTSDTMTRITDGVDHALRQMWRRWCQGLPPASFEGTLPAAPVDAPHQSA; encoded by the coding sequence ATGCAGGCCGCACACCACGAAACCGAGGCGGGCAACCTCGAGCAGGCGCTCGCCCTGTACGGGGCCGTACTCGAGCTCCAACCCGGCCACGCCGGCGCCCACCATGCCGTGGGTGTGCTGGCCAGCCGCGCCGGGGATGCGGAGACGGCGATGCCGCATTTCGCCGCCGCCCTGGAAGCCGACCCCGGCCAGGAAGCCCATTGGCTGTCCTATCTCGCCGCCCTGATCGAGACGCGCCAGTTCGCCGCCGCCACGGATCTGCTCCAGCTCGGCCGGACCCACGGCCTGCGAGGCCCGACGATCGACGAGATCGAACGGCAGCTGGCCAGCTCGGGCGCGCCCGACAGCGCCGAGATCGACGCCGCCGCCGCCCTGTTCGCCCAGGGACGCAGCGAGGAAGCGGAGAGCGCCGCGCGTTCGCTGGTCGAGCGCTTCCCCCAACACGCTTTCGGCTGGAAATTATTGGGTGGCGTCTACCACCGGCGCGGCGACGCGCAAGCGGCCCTGAATGCCATGGCGATGTCGGCCAGGTTCGACCCCGACGATGCCGAGACGCTCAGCAACCTGGGCATGCTCCTGATGCGCGCCAACCGGCTGGAAGAATCGGAGAACGTGCTGCGGCGCGCCCTCGCGCTGCGGCACGAGAACGCGGACGCCCACAACCACCTGGCCATGACCCTGGCAGAGCGTGGACGGCTGTCCGAGGCGCAGGCCAGCATCGACGCGGCGCTGGCGCTCGACCCGCATCATGACAATGCAGCCATCACGCAGGCGCTGATCCTGCAGAACCGGGGCCGGCCGGCCGAGGCAGTGGCCGTCTATCGCGACTTATTGGCGCGGACCCCGGAAAACACCGATGCCCACAGCAATATGCTGTTCTGCCTGAGCGAAATGCCCGGACTCACGCCGGGCGCGCTGTTCGCCGAGCATCGGGCGTACGGCAGCCTGATCGAACAGAGGACCGCGCCCCCCGCTCCCCTGGACAACACGCCGGAGCCGGAGCGGCGCCTGCGCATCGGCTTCGTGTCGGGCGACCTGCGCAACCACGCGGTCGCGTCCTTCATCGAACCGGTCTTCGAGCGCCTCGGGCAGCGCCCCGGGCTGGCGCTGCATGCCTACTACAACCATACCCTGCATGACGCGGTCACCGAGCGCCTGCGTGGCCACCTGCCCCATTGGCGCGACGTCGCCGCGCTCGACGACGACGAACTGGAGCGGCTGGTGCGCGCCGACGGCATCGATATCCTGATCGACCTGTCGGGCCACTCCGCCTTCAACCGGCTGCCCGCGTTCGCGCGCCGGCTGGCGCCGGTGCAGGCGTCCTGGATCGGCTATCCCGGCACCACCGGCCTGGCGGCGATGGATTACTACCTGGCCGACCGCAAATTCCTGCCGCACGGACAGTACGACCACCTGTTCACGGAGAAACTGGTGCAGTTGCCGCTGTCGCTCCCCTTCGAGCCGGTGACCAGCGCGCCCGACGTCGGCCCGCTGCCCGCCCTGGCCAACGGCTACGTCACGTTCGGCAGCTTCAATCGCCTCAGCAAGTTCAACGGCGAAGTGATCCGGGCCTGGGGGCTGCTGATGCGCGCGTTGCCCGATGCGCGGCTGCTGGTGGGCGGCATGCCGGAACGGCACGATCATGCGGAAGTGCGCGCCTGGCTGGAGCACGAAGGCATTGCCGCGCACCGGGTCGACTTCCATGGCCGCATCGTACTGCACGATTACCTGAAGCTGCACCAGCAGGTCGACCTGTGCCTCGACACCTTCCCCTATCCGGGCGGCACCACGACCATGCATGCCGGCTGGATGGGCGTCCCGACCCTGACGCTGGACGCAGGTACCGTGACCGGGCGGCAAACCGCCTGCTTCCTCGAGCATTGCGGGCTGCACCATTTCGTCGCGCACAGCGTCGACGATTTCGTCGCCAGGGGCCTGGCCATCTGCGGCGACCTGCCGGCGCTGGCGGCAGTGCGCGCCACGCTGCGCGAACGTTATGCGCTGCCCACGTCCGACACCATGACCCGGATTACCGACGGCGTCGACCATGCGCTGCGCCAGATGTGGCGCCGTTGGTGCCAGGGCCTGCCGCCAGCCAGCTTCGAGGGGACGCTGCCGGCGGCCCCTGTCGACGCACCACATCAATCGGCTTGA
- a CDS encoding ArnT family glycosyltransferase, giving the protein MKPVRLPAAATLALPRWALLALGMLYILPGIIGRDLWKEDAGSFGIMWTMAHGGLEDWLYPNIAGLASVDEGPLAFWLGAICIKLFGWILGDVLAARVSTIGIFVLGTTSLWYTAFHLGRRAEAQPLRLAFGGQPEPDDYGRTLGDTAVLIYLGSLGLLLQSHLTLAATLQGALLAYFLYRAVRYVEHTSTRNAVLVGLALGALTLTQGFLPPLVLIVALFACTRYLDMPAGQALRHLLVAAGVGLGLTLVWILPAVVVQPFGLPPVADWLAWNAQQFGVPGWVAVKTFLRTGVWFFWPAWPFAIWAVWAWRRQQQMLHIVLPVFFFLALVLQLLCDPVPENSDFLKMLPPLALMAAFGLPTMKRGAINAIDWFSVMVLTMLGAAIWLFWIAKLTGWPAQLAKNALKLVPGFTPEIGIVTFTVAAAASVGWVVLVHWRLSRQPSVLWRAVVLSSGGLILLWVLLMTLFLPDLNYGKSYAGVAQQIAARLPADTDCIETNVGPAQRASLAYYGRLPFVTLAGGKCDYVLLQDSLRNRNDRALLRKWGVRNTIPLWEGRRASDRDERFRLFRRTQ; this is encoded by the coding sequence ATGAAACCAGTCCGTCTTCCCGCCGCCGCCACCCTGGCGCTGCCCCGCTGGGCCCTGCTCGCGCTGGGCATGCTGTACATCCTGCCCGGCATTATCGGCCGCGATCTGTGGAAGGAAGACGCGGGCAGCTTCGGCATCATGTGGACCATGGCGCACGGCGGCCTGGAGGACTGGCTGTACCCGAACATCGCCGGCCTGGCCAGCGTCGACGAGGGCCCGCTGGCCTTCTGGCTGGGCGCCATCTGCATCAAGCTGTTCGGCTGGATCCTGGGCGACGTGCTGGCCGCGCGCGTGTCGACGATCGGCATCTTCGTGCTGGGCACGACGTCGCTGTGGTACACCGCCTTCCACCTCGGCCGGCGCGCCGAGGCGCAGCCGCTGCGCCTGGCCTTCGGCGGCCAGCCCGAACCCGACGACTACGGCCGCACGCTGGGTGACACCGCGGTCCTGATCTACCTCGGCAGCCTGGGCCTGCTGCTGCAAAGCCACCTGACCCTGGCCGCCACCCTGCAGGGCGCGCTGCTCGCCTATTTCCTGTACCGCGCCGTGCGCTACGTCGAGCACACCAGCACCCGCAACGCGGTGCTGGTCGGCCTCGCCCTGGGCGCCCTGACCCTGACCCAGGGCTTCCTGCCGCCGCTGGTGCTGATCGTGGCCCTGTTCGCCTGCACCCGCTATCTCGACATGCCCGCGGGCCAGGCGCTGCGCCACCTGCTCGTGGCGGCCGGCGTCGGCCTCGGCCTGACCCTGGTGTGGATCCTGCCCGCCGTCGTCGTGCAGCCGTTCGGCCTGCCGCCGGTGGCCGACTGGCTGGCCTGGAACGCGCAGCAGTTCGGTGTGCCCGGCTGGGTTGCGGTCAAGACTTTCCTCCGCACCGGCGTCTGGTTCTTCTGGCCGGCCTGGCCATTCGCGATCTGGGCGGTCTGGGCCTGGCGCCGCCAGCAGCAGATGCTGCACATCGTGCTGCCGGTGTTCTTCTTCCTGGCCCTGGTGCTGCAACTGCTGTGCGACCCGGTGCCCGAGAACAGCGACTTCCTCAAGATGCTGCCGCCGCTGGCCCTGATGGCCGCCTTCGGCCTGCCGACCATGAAGCGCGGCGCGATCAACGCCATCGACTGGTTCTCGGTGATGGTGCTGACCATGCTGGGCGCCGCCATCTGGCTGTTCTGGATCGCCAAGCTGACCGGCTGGCCGGCCCAGCTGGCCAAGAACGCGCTCAAGCTGGTGCCCGGTTTCACGCCTGAAATCGGCATCGTCACCTTCACCGTGGCGGCCGCAGCCAGCGTGGGCTGGGTCGTGCTGGTGCACTGGCGCCTGTCGCGCCAGCCATCGGTGCTGTGGCGCGCGGTGGTGCTGTCGTCCGGCGGCCTGATCCTGCTGTGGGTGCTCCTGATGACCCTGTTCCTGCCGGACCTGAACTACGGCAAGAGCTACGCCGGCGTGGCCCAGCAGATCGCGGCGCGCCTGCCGGCCGACACCGACTGCATCGAGACCAATGTCGGCCCGGCCCAGCGCGCCTCGCTGGCCTATTACGGACGCCTGCCCTTCGTCACCCTGGCCGGCGGCAAGTGCGACTACGTGCTGCTGCAGGACAGCCTGCGCAACCGCAACGACCGCGCGCTGCTGCGCAAATGGGGCGTGCGCAACACGATCCCGCTGTGGGAAGGCCGGCGCGCCTCCGACCGCGACGAGCGCTTCAGGCTGTTCCGCCGTACTCAATAA
- a CDS encoding type B 50S ribosomal protein L31 — protein MKTDTHPDYREVVFHDLSCDFKFVTRSTINTRETITHEGKEYPLVKIEVSAESHPFFTGKHKIVDTAGRVEKFRQKFGSVGSKTSVANG, from the coding sequence ATGAAGACCGATACCCATCCAGATTACCGCGAAGTCGTCTTCCACGACCTGTCGTGCGACTTCAAATTCGTGACCCGTTCGACCATCAACACCCGCGAAACGATCACCCACGAAGGTAAAGAATACCCACTGGTCAAGATCGAGGTGTCCGCTGAATCGCACCCGTTCTTCACCGGCAAGCACAAGATCGTCGACACCGCTGGCCGCGTCGAGAAATTCCGCCAGAAGTTCGGTTCGGTCGGCTCGAAGACCTCGGTCGCCAACGGCTAA
- the rho gene encoding transcription termination factor Rho yields MHLSELKAMHVSALLEMAIGLDIDNAARLRKQELMFAILKKRAKQGEQIFGDGALEVLPDGFGFLRSPDASYMASTDDIYISPSQIRRFNLHTGDSIEGEVRTPKDGERYFALVKVDKVNGESPEASKHRILFENLTPLHPQEPLRLERDMNGAENITGRIVDLISPIGKGQRGLLVASPKSGKSVMLQHIAHAITANHPDVTLIVLLIDERPEEVTEMQRSVRGEVVASTFDEPATRHVQVAEMVLEKAKRLVEMKKDVVILLDSITRLARAYNTVIPASGKVLTGGVDANALQRPKRFFGAARNVEEGGSLTIVATALIETGSRMDDVIYEEFKGTGNMEVHLERRLAEKRVYPAINLNKSGTRREELLIKPDQLQKIWILRKLLYSMDEIEAMEFILDKMRATKNNVEFFDMMRRGG; encoded by the coding sequence ATGCATTTATCTGAACTGAAGGCGATGCACGTTTCCGCGCTGCTGGAAATGGCAATCGGCCTCGACATCGACAACGCAGCCCGCCTGCGCAAACAGGAACTGATGTTCGCGATCCTGAAGAAGCGCGCCAAGCAGGGCGAGCAAATCTTCGGCGACGGCGCTCTCGAGGTCCTGCCGGACGGTTTCGGTTTCCTGCGCTCGCCGGACGCGAGCTATATGGCTTCGACCGACGACATCTATATCTCGCCGTCGCAGATCCGTCGTTTCAACTTGCATACGGGTGACTCGATCGAAGGTGAAGTGCGTACGCCGAAGGACGGCGAGCGTTATTTCGCCCTGGTCAAGGTCGACAAGGTCAATGGCGAATCGCCGGAAGCCTCGAAGCACCGCATCCTGTTCGAGAACCTGACCCCGCTGCACCCGCAGGAACCGCTGCGCCTGGAGCGCGACATGAACGGCGCCGAGAACATCACCGGCCGCATCGTCGACCTGATCTCGCCGATCGGCAAGGGCCAGCGCGGCCTGCTGGTGGCGTCGCCGAAGTCCGGCAAATCGGTCATGCTGCAGCACATCGCGCATGCGATCACCGCGAACCACCCCGACGTGACCCTGATCGTCCTGCTGATCGACGAACGTCCGGAAGAAGTGACCGAGATGCAGCGTTCGGTGCGCGGCGAAGTCGTCGCCTCGACCTTCGACGAACCGGCCACCCGCCACGTGCAGGTCGCCGAGATGGTGCTGGAAAAAGCCAAGCGCCTGGTCGAAATGAAGAAGGACGTGGTCATCCTGCTGGACTCGATCACCCGCCTGGCGCGCGCCTACAACACCGTGATTCCGGCCTCGGGCAAGGTGCTGACCGGTGGTGTCGACGCCAACGCGCTGCAGCGTCCGAAGCGCTTCTTCGGCGCCGCCCGTAACGTCGAGGAAGGCGGCTCGCTGACCATCGTCGCGACCGCGCTGATCGAGACCGGCTCGCGCATGGACGACGTGATCTACGAAGAATTCAAGGGCACCGGCAATATGGAGGTGCACCTGGAGCGCCGCCTGGCCGAAAAGCGCGTCTACCCGGCGATCAACCTGAACAAATCGGGCACCCGTCGCGAAGAACTGCTGATCAAGCCCGACCAGTTGCAGAAAATCTGGATCCTGCGCAAGCTGCTGTACTCGATGGACGAGATCGAGGCGATGGAGTTCATCCTCGACAAGATGCGCGCGACCAAGAACAATGTCGAATTCTTCGACATGATGCGCCGCGGCGGTTGA
- the trxA gene encoding thioredoxin TrxA: protein MSENIKHISDASFEADVLKSEQPVLVDFWAEWCGPCKMIAPILEEVAKEYAGKITIAKMDVDANQAVPAQFGIRGIPTLILFKNGQVAAQKVGAVAKGPLTAFIDSNI, encoded by the coding sequence ATGAGCGAAAACATCAAACACATCAGCGATGCATCCTTCGAAGCCGACGTGCTCAAGTCCGAGCAGCCGGTGCTGGTCGATTTCTGGGCCGAGTGGTGCGGTCCTTGCAAGATGATTGCCCCGATCCTGGAAGAAGTAGCCAAGGAATACGCAGGCAAGATCACGATCGCCAAGATGGACGTCGACGCGAACCAGGCCGTGCCGGCCCAGTTCGGCATCCGTGGCATCCCGACCCTGATCCTGTTCAAGAACGGCCAGGTCGCAGCCCAGAAGGTTGGCGCCGTCGCCAAGGGTCCGCTGACCGCTTTCATCGACAGCAACATCTGA
- a CDS encoding response regulator gives MTHMPPDAADSPLAQLRVLVLDDDHLLLEVMREMLAACGPCEIVLEVDAPQALARLDEAMPDVLICDLVLPEMDGIEFLQAAASLGYAGKVILLSALEDEVREAAADLARALGLQVVGSFRKPLTPEQLRHALGC, from the coding sequence ATGACGCACATGCCTCCCGACGCCGCCGATTCGCCTCTCGCGCAACTGCGCGTGCTGGTGCTCGACGACGACCATCTGCTGCTGGAGGTCATGCGCGAGATGCTGGCAGCCTGCGGGCCGTGCGAGATCGTCCTCGAAGTCGATGCACCCCAGGCCCTGGCCCGGCTCGATGAAGCCATGCCCGACGTCCTGATCTGCGACCTGGTGCTGCCCGAAATGGACGGCATCGAGTTCCTGCAGGCCGCGGCCAGCCTTGGCTATGCCGGCAAGGTGATCCTGCTGTCGGCGCTCGAGGACGAGGTGCGCGAGGCCGCCGCCGACCTCGCGCGCGCCCTCGGCCTGCAAGTGGTAGGCTCCTTCCGCAAGCCGCTCACCCCGGAGCAATTGCGCCATGCGCTGGGATGTTGA
- the hutC gene encoding histidine utilization repressor: protein MQEKSPIFQQIKDYLVAEIASGRWKEGELVPSEQALVRQFGVSRMTVNRAVRELTAEQVLVRRQGSGTYVAPQKYQGTLVEIRNIADEIRARGKLHASRVLALEEKSADDTLAAEFDLEPGATLFHSLIVHFENEAPVQLEDRWVNPACAPAYLEQDFSRITPNEHLMASAPLQGATYAIEAQPAPTAEARLLAVEAGAPCLVLHRRTTSAGRVASVATMWHPGHLARFTGSV, encoded by the coding sequence ATGCAGGAAAAGTCGCCCATTTTCCAGCAGATCAAGGATTACCTGGTTGCCGAAATCGCTTCCGGCCGCTGGAAAGAGGGCGAGCTGGTGCCATCGGAGCAGGCGCTGGTGCGCCAGTTCGGCGTCTCGCGCATGACCGTCAACCGCGCCGTGCGCGAGCTCACCGCCGAGCAGGTGCTGGTGCGACGCCAGGGCTCGGGTACCTACGTCGCCCCCCAGAAATACCAGGGCACCCTGGTCGAGATCCGCAACATCGCCGACGAGATCCGCGCGCGCGGCAAGCTGCACGCCAGCCGCGTGCTGGCGCTGGAAGAAAAAAGCGCCGACGACACGCTGGCCGCCGAGTTCGACCTGGAGCCGGGCGCCACCCTGTTCCATTCGCTGATCGTCCACTTCGAGAACGAGGCGCCGGTCCAGCTCGAGGACCGCTGGGTCAACCCGGCCTGCGCCCCGGCCTACCTGGAGCAGGATTTTTCGCGCATCACCCCCAACGAGCACCTGATGGCGAGCGCGCCGCTGCAGGGGGCCACCTATGCGATCGAGGCCCAGCCGGCGCCTACGGCCGAGGCGCGCCTGCTGGCGGTCGAGGCCGGCGCCCCCTGCCTGGTGCTGCACCGGCGCACCACCTCGGCCGGACGGGTGGCCTCGGTGGCCACCATGTGGCATCCGGGGCACCTGGCGCGCTTCACCGGCAGCGTTTGA